The following are from one region of the Rhodoligotrophos defluvii genome:
- the rplN gene encoding 50S ribosomal protein L14 — protein MIQMQTNLDVADNSGARRVQCIKVLGGSHRKYAHVGDVIVVSVKEAIPRGRVKKGNVMKAVVVRTAKDIHRPDGSVIRFDGNAAVLINNQGEPIGTRIFGPVPRELRAKNHMKIISLAPEVL, from the coding sequence ATGATACAGATGCAAACCAATCTGGACGTAGCCGACAATTCCGGCGCGCGCCGGGTGCAGTGCATCAAGGTGCTGGGCGGGTCGCACCGGAAATATGCCCATGTGGGCGACGTGATCGTCGTGTCCGTGAAGGAGGCGATCCCGCGCGGCCGCGTGAAGAAGGGCAATGTGATGAAGGCCGTGGTGGTGCGCACCGCCAAGGACATCCACCGTCCGGACGGCTCGGTCATCCGCTTCGACGGCAATGCGGCCGTGCTGATCAACAACCAGGGCGAGCCGATCGGCACCCGCATTTTCGGCCCGGTGCCACGGGAACTCAGGGCGAAGAACCACATGAAGATCATCTCGCTCGCGCCGGAGGTGCTCTGA
- a CDS encoding 50S ribosomal protein L23 codes for MNPKLYDVIKSPIITEKSTMLSEHNQVMFNVAREATKPEIKKAVEALFGVKVKAVNTLLRKGKVKRFRNTMGRQSDVKKAVVTLEEGQSIDVTTGI; via the coding sequence ATGAATCCGAAGCTTTACGACGTGATCAAGAGCCCGATCATCACCGAAAAGTCGACCATGCTGTCGGAGCACAACCAGGTGATGTTCAACGTGGCGCGCGAGGCGACGAAGCCGGAGATCAAGAAGGCGGTCGAGGCGCTGTTCGGGGTCAAGGTGAAGGCGGTCAACACCCTGCTGCGCAAGGGCAAGGTGAAGCGGTTTCGCAACACCATGGGCCGGCAGAGCGACGTCAAGAAGGCGGTCGTGACCCTCGAAGAGGGCCAGTCGATCGACGTGACGACGGGTATCTGA
- the rpsS gene encoding 30S ribosomal protein S19 — MARSVWKGPFIDGYVLKKAEEARASGRNQAIKIWSRRSTIVPQFVGLTFAVHNGQKHIPVSVTEEMVGHKFGEFAPTRTFYGHAADRKAKRK; from the coding sequence GTGGCACGCTCGGTTTGGAAAGGTCCGTTCATCGACGGTTACGTCTTGAAGAAGGCGGAGGAGGCGCGCGCGTCGGGCCGCAATCAGGCCATCAAGATCTGGAGCCGGCGGTCGACCATCGTGCCCCAGTTCGTTGGGCTGACATTTGCCGTCCATAACGGCCAGAAGCACATTCCGGTCAGTGTCACGGAAGAGATGGTCGGGCACAAGTTCGGCGAGTTCGCGCCGACCCGCACCTTCTATGGCCATGCTGCCGACCGCAAGGCGAAGAGGAAGTAA
- the rplF gene encoding 50S ribosomal protein L6 — MSRTGKKPVSVPKGVSVSIDGQTVSAKGPKGELSMVLVEEVIAKLGEDGAVTITPRDESKRARAMWGMSRTLVANMVEGVSNGFKKTLEINGVGYRAAMQGSQLQLQLGFSHDVKYAVPQGIKIETPRPVEIVISGIDKQRVGQVAAEIRDFRPPEPYKGKGIKYADEVIFRKEGKKK, encoded by the coding sequence ATGTCCAGGACCGGTAAGAAGCCCGTCTCCGTTCCGAAGGGGGTCTCGGTCTCCATCGACGGCCAGACCGTTTCGGCCAAGGGGCCCAAGGGCGAGCTTTCCATGGTGCTCGTGGAAGAGGTCATCGCCAAGCTCGGCGAGGACGGCGCGGTGACCATCACGCCGCGGGATGAGTCCAAGCGGGCCCGTGCCATGTGGGGCATGAGCCGGACCCTGGTCGCCAACATGGTGGAAGGCGTCTCGAACGGCTTCAAGAAGACGCTGGAGATCAATGGCGTGGGTTACCGTGCCGCCATGCAGGGCTCGCAGCTTCAGCTGCAGCTCGGCTTCAGCCATGACGTGAAATATGCCGTGCCGCAGGGCATCAAAATCGAAACGCCGCGCCCGGTCGAGATCGTGATCTCGGGCATCGACAAGCAGCGCGTCGGCCAGGTCGCAGCGGAAATCCGCGACTTCCGTCCGCCGGAACCCTACAAGGGCAAGGGCATCAAGTATGCCGACGAGGTGATCTTCCGCAAGGAAGGCAAGAAGAAGTAA
- the rpsN gene encoding 30S ribosomal protein S14 — protein sequence MAKKSAIETNKRRRTLAKKFANKRQRLKAVVQNKALPIEERFEAQLKLANLPRNSAPSRVRNRCEMTGRPRAFYRKLKISRIALRDLAHSGAIPGMVKSSW from the coding sequence ATGGCCAAGAAGAGCGCTATCGAAACCAACAAGCGGCGCAGGACGCTGGCGAAGAAGTTCGCGAACAAGCGCCAGCGGCTCAAAGCGGTCGTGCAGAACAAGGCACTGCCGATCGAGGAGCGCTTCGAGGCGCAGCTCAAGCTCGCCAACCTGCCGCGCAACTCGGCGCCGAGCCGCGTCCGCAACCGCTGCGAGATGACCGGCCGTCCGCGCGCCTTTTACCGCAAGCTGAAGATCTCGCGGATCGCGCTGCGGGATCTGGCCCATAGCGGCGCCATTCCCGGCATGGTCAAGTCGAGCTGGTAG
- the secY gene encoding preprotein translocase subunit SecY has product MASAAEQLAANINLAAFGKATELKKRIWFTLGALIVYRLGTYIPVPGIDPTELARLVQQNSAGILGWINGLAGGALGRMAIFALNIMPYISASIIVQLMTSVSPHLEALKKEGEQGRKTLNQYTRYGTVILAAVQAYAIAVGLETSSNAVLDPGWFFRASTVITLVGGTVFLMWLGEQITARGIGNGISLIIFAGIVAELPRAIAGTLELGRQGILSTYLIIGIVIMALAVVMFIVFMERAQRRILVQYPKRQVGNRVFQGDSSHLPLKLNTAGVIPPIFASSLLLLPVTIANFMSGQGPGWLTTLTALLGPGQPLFLLIYVALIVFFCFFYTAIVFNPKDTADNLKKHGGFVPGIRPGERTAEYIDYVLTRITLVGAIYIAAVCLLPEILRSYWALPFYFGGTSLLIVVSVTMDTVAQVQSHLLAHQYEGLIKKAKLRGARR; this is encoded by the coding sequence ATGGCATCAGCAGCAGAGCAGCTTGCCGCGAACATCAATCTCGCGGCCTTTGGCAAGGCGACTGAACTCAAGAAGCGGATCTGGTTCACGCTGGGTGCTCTGATCGTCTACCGGCTCGGGACCTACATCCCCGTTCCCGGCATCGATCCGACCGAGCTTGCCCGCCTCGTTCAGCAGAACTCGGCCGGCATTCTGGGTTGGATCAACGGCCTGGCCGGTGGCGCGCTCGGCCGCATGGCCATCTTCGCCCTGAACATCATGCCCTATATCTCGGCGTCCATCATCGTGCAGCTGATGACGTCGGTATCGCCCCATCTGGAGGCGCTGAAGAAGGAGGGCGAGCAGGGCCGCAAGACCCTCAATCAATATACCCGGTATGGCACCGTTATCTTGGCTGCGGTTCAGGCCTACGCAATCGCCGTCGGGCTCGAGACTTCGAGCAATGCGGTGCTCGACCCCGGCTGGTTCTTCCGTGCCTCGACCGTGATCACCCTCGTGGGCGGCACCGTATTCCTGATGTGGCTCGGCGAGCAGATCACCGCCCGCGGCATCGGCAACGGCATCTCGCTGATCATCTTCGCAGGCATCGTGGCCGAGCTGCCGCGAGCCATTGCCGGCACCCTCGAGCTCGGGCGGCAAGGCATCCTTTCGACCTACCTGATCATCGGCATCGTCATCATGGCCCTCGCCGTGGTCATGTTCATCGTCTTCATGGAGCGGGCGCAGCGGCGCATTCTGGTGCAGTATCCCAAGCGCCAGGTCGGCAACCGGGTCTTCCAGGGCGACAGCTCGCACTTGCCGCTGAAGCTCAACACGGCCGGCGTCATTCCGCCAATCTTCGCGTCCTCGCTCCTGCTCCTGCCGGTGACCATCGCGAATTTCATGTCGGGACAGGGGCCGGGCTGGCTGACCACCCTGACGGCGCTGCTGGGGCCGGGCCAGCCGCTGTTCCTGCTGATCTATGTGGCGCTGATCGTCTTCTTCTGTTTCTTCTACACGGCCATCGTGTTCAACCCCAAGGACACGGCGGATAACCTGAAGAAGCACGGCGGCTTCGTCCCGGGCATCCGCCCGGGGGAGCGCACGGCGGAGTATATCGACTATGTGCTGACCCGTATCACCCTGGTGGGCGCCATCTATATCGCCGCCGTCTGCCTGCTGCCGGAGATCCTGCGCTCGTATTGGGCGCTGCCGTTCTATTTCGGCGGCACCTCGCTCTTGATCGTGGTCAGCGTCACCATGGATACCGTCGCGCAAGTGCAGAGCCATCTGCTCGCCCATCAGTATGAAGGGCTGATCAAGAAGGCGAAGCTGAGGGGAGCCCGTCGATGA
- the rplR gene encoding 50S ribosomal protein L18 codes for MVGRLTQQERRAARVRRALKARAFGRPRLSVFRSHKNIYVQIIDDEKGVTLAAASTLDPKVKGTLKTGGDIGAAAVVGKLIAERAKSAGISDVVFDRGGYLYHGRVKALADAAREGGLNF; via the coding sequence ATGGTTGGCAGACTTACCCAGCAGGAGCGGCGCGCGGCCCGTGTGCGTAGGGCACTCAAGGCCCGTGCTTTTGGTCGCCCGCGGCTGAGCGTGTTCCGCTCCCACAAGAACATCTACGTTCAGATCATCGATGATGAGAAGGGCGTGACGCTTGCGGCGGCATCCACCCTGGACCCCAAGGTCAAGGGTACGCTAAAGACGGGCGGCGATATCGGCGCGGCGGCGGTGGTTGGCAAGCTGATCGCCGAGCGCGCCAAGAGCGCGGGTATCTCCGACGTGGTCTTCGACCGCGGCGGATATCTCTATCATGGTCGGGTCAAGGCGCTGGCGGATGCCGCGCGCGAAGGCGGCCTGAACTTCTAA
- the rplE gene encoding 50S ribosomal protein L5: MAETYTPRLQRHYQEVVRPMLTEKFKYTNVHQLPALDKIVLNMGVGEAVGDTKLVKSAAEDLGRIAGQKAVITRARKSIATFKVRDGMPIGCKVTLRRARMYEFFDRLLTIALPRVRDFRGLPTTSFDGNGNYALGIKEHIIFPEIDYDRAERIWGMDVIICTTANSDEEARALLEGFDFPFRQAPSRRQAA; the protein is encoded by the coding sequence ATGGCTGAGACTTACACGCCGCGGCTGCAGCGCCACTACCAGGAGGTGGTGCGCCCGATGCTGACGGAGAAGTTCAAATATACCAACGTCCACCAGCTGCCGGCACTGGACAAGATCGTGCTCAACATGGGCGTAGGCGAGGCGGTGGGCGACACCAAGCTGGTCAAGTCGGCGGCGGAGGACCTGGGTCGCATCGCCGGCCAGAAGGCGGTAATCACCCGGGCGCGCAAGTCGATCGCCACCTTCAAGGTGCGCGACGGCATGCCCATCGGCTGCAAGGTGACCCTGCGCCGCGCACGGATGTACGAGTTTTTCGACAGGCTGCTGACCATCGCCCTGCCGCGCGTCCGCGACTTCCGTGGATTGCCGACCACGAGCTTCGATGGCAACGGCAATTATGCGCTGGGCATCAAGGAGCACATCATCTTCCCGGAAATCGACTATGACCGGGCGGAGCGCATCTGGGGCATGGACGTGATCATCTGCACGACGGCCAACTCCGACGAGGAAGCACGGGCGCTGCTCGAAGGCTTTGACTTTCCGTTCCGCCAGGCGCCGTCGCGGCGCCAGGCCGCGTAA
- the rpsE gene encoding 30S ribosomal protein S5, with translation MATRDREREDRRDRDERDSEFVDKLVHINRVAKVVKGGRRFGFAALVVVGDQKGRVGFGHGKAREVPEAIRKATETAKRSMVRVPLREGRTLHHDVLGHHGAGRVVLRAAPPGTGIIAGGPMRAVFETLGVQDVVAKSIGTSNPYNMVRATFDALKNERSPRQVASRRGKKVSDIVARRRDASALVE, from the coding sequence ATGGCCACGAGAGACAGAGAGCGGGAAGACCGCAGGGATCGGGACGAGCGCGACAGCGAGTTCGTCGACAAGCTGGTGCACATCAATCGCGTGGCCAAGGTGGTGAAGGGCGGCCGCCGGTTCGGCTTTGCCGCGCTGGTGGTGGTCGGCGACCAGAAGGGCCGGGTCGGGTTCGGCCACGGCAAGGCGCGCGAGGTGCCGGAAGCGATCCGCAAGGCGACCGAGACGGCAAAGCGCAGCATGGTCAGGGTGCCTCTGCGCGAGGGGCGGACGCTGCATCACGACGTGCTCGGCCATCACGGCGCCGGCCGCGTGGTCCTGCGCGCAGCCCCGCCCGGAACCGGGATCATCGCCGGCGGCCCGATGCGCGCGGTGTTCGAGACCCTGGGCGTGCAGGATGTCGTGGCAAAGTCGATCGGGACGTCCAACCCCTACAACATGGTGCGCGCCACCTTCGACGCACTGAAGAACGAGAGAAGCCCCCGCCAGGTGGCCTCCCGCCGCGGCAAGAAGGTGAGCGACATCGTCGCCCGCCGCCGGGATGCGTCAGCGCTGGTCGAGTAA
- the rpmD gene encoding 50S ribosomal protein L30 produces the protein MAKAKTETSGTVTVEQIASANRRTKDQQATLLGLGLKRMRARSTLKDTPEVRGMIRKVAHLIRVVE, from the coding sequence ATGGCCAAGGCAAAGACAGAGACGAGCGGCACGGTGACGGTGGAGCAGATCGCCAGCGCCAACCGCCGCACCAAGGACCAGCAGGCCACCCTGCTCGGGCTCGGCTTGAAGCGGATGCGCGCGCGGTCGACCCTCAAGGATACGCCGGAGGTGCGTGGCATGATTCGCAAGGTCGCCCACCTCATCCGCGTGGTTGAATAG
- the rpmC gene encoding 50S ribosomal protein L29: MKASEVKLLSDDQLKDELLKLKKEQFNLRFQKAVGQVENTARVREVRRTVARILTAQRQRAKTAAK; this comes from the coding sequence ATGAAGGCCTCCGAAGTGAAACTCCTGAGCGATGATCAGCTCAAGGACGAGTTGCTGAAGCTGAAGAAGGAGCAGTTCAATCTGCGCTTCCAGAAGGCGGTCGGCCAGGTTGAGAACACCGCACGTGTCCGCGAGGTCCGGCGGACCGTGGCGCGGATCCTGACGGCGCAGCGCCAGCGCGCCAAGACCGCGGCGAAGTAA
- the rplX gene encoding 50S ribosomal protein L24 has translation MAAKIKKGDTVVVLAGKDKGKRGEVLKVLPSENRAVVQGVNRVQRHQKQTGTQEGGIISKELPIHLSNLAIADPKDGKPSRVGFKILNDGSKVRVARRSGEVIDG, from the coding sequence ATGGCGGCGAAGATCAAGAAGGGCGACACGGTGGTGGTGCTTGCCGGCAAGGACAAGGGCAAGCGCGGCGAAGTGCTGAAGGTGCTGCCGTCGGAGAACCGGGCGGTGGTCCAGGGCGTCAACCGCGTGCAGCGCCACCAGAAGCAGACCGGCACCCAGGAGGGCGGCATCATCTCCAAGGAGCTGCCGATCCACCTGTCGAACCTGGCAATCGCTGACCCGAAGGACGGCAAGCCTTCGCGGGTCGGCTTCAAGATCCTCAATGACGGCAGCAAGGTGCGCGTCGCGCGCCGCTCCGGGGAGGTCATCGATGGCTGA
- the rpsQ gene encoding 30S ribosomal protein S17 — MPKRILQGVVVSDKNERTIVVQVERRFTHPLFKKTVRRSKKFHAHDEHRAAKVGDIVRIQECRPISKLKTWTLIENVSEGRATEAEARAAAAEAAKARE; from the coding sequence ATGCCGAAGCGCATCCTGCAGGGTGTCGTGGTCAGCGACAAGAACGAGCGCACCATCGTGGTGCAGGTGGAGCGGCGATTCACGCACCCGCTGTTCAAGAAGACCGTGCGGCGGTCGAAGAAGTTTCACGCCCACGACGAGCATCGCGCGGCCAAGGTGGGCGACATCGTGCGCATCCAGGAATGCCGCCCGATCTCGAAGCTGAAGACGTGGACATTGATCGAGAACGTCTCCGAGGGCAGGGCGACTGAGGCCGAGGCCAGAGCCGCTGCGGCCGAGGCCGCCAAAGCACGGGAATAG
- the rpsH gene encoding 30S ribosomal protein S8, producing MSVNDPLGDMLTRIRNAQLRGKSKVTTPASKLRKRVLDVLEQEGFIRGYAEVEFDNGKKEIEIELKYFDGEPVIHDIKRVSTPGRRVYASVASMPTVYNGLGISILSTSQGVMSDSDARDRNVGGEVLCTVF from the coding sequence ATGAGTGTGAATGATCCGCTCGGCGATATGCTGACCCGCATCCGCAATGCGCAGCTGCGCGGCAAGTCCAAGGTGACGACGCCCGCGTCCAAGCTGCGCAAGCGCGTGCTCGACGTGCTGGAGCAGGAAGGCTTCATCCGCGGCTATGCCGAGGTCGAGTTCGACAACGGCAAGAAAGAGATCGAGATCGAGCTCAAGTATTTCGACGGCGAGCCTGTGATCCACGACATCAAGCGGGTGTCGACCCCGGGCCGGCGCGTCTATGCCTCGGTGGCGTCCATGCCGACGGTCTATAACGGCTTGGGGATCTCGATCCTGTCGACGTCCCAGGGTGTGATGTCCGACAGCGACGCGCGCGACCGCAATGTGGGTGGCGAAGTTCTCTGCACCGTCTTCTGA
- the rplP gene encoding 50S ribosomal protein L16: MLQPKRTKFRKQHKGRIHGKAKGGTELNFGAFGLKALEPERVTARQIEAARRAITRHMKRSGRVWIRIFPDVPVSKKPTEVRMGKGKGAPEYWAAKVKPGRIMFEIDGVDREIAEEALRLGAAKLPITTRIVARFGE, from the coding sequence ATGCTGCAGCCAAAACGCACGAAATTCCGCAAGCAGCACAAGGGGCGGATCCATGGCAAGGCCAAGGGTGGCACCGAGCTCAATTTCGGCGCCTTCGGCCTGAAGGCGCTGGAACCGGAGCGGGTCACCGCGCGCCAGATCGAGGCGGCGCGCCGCGCGATTACCCGCCACATGAAGCGTAGCGGGCGCGTGTGGATCCGCATCTTCCCGGACGTGCCCGTGTCGAAGAAGCCCACCGAGGTCCGCATGGGCAAGGGCAAGGGCGCGCCCGAGTACTGGGCGGCCAAGGTGAAGCCCGGCCGCATCATGTTCGAGATCGACGGCGTCGATCGCGAGATCGCCGAGGAGGCGCTGCGGCTGGGCGCGGCAAAGCTGCCGATCACCACGCGCATCGTGGCGCGGTTCGGCGAATGA
- the rplD gene encoding 50S ribosomal protein L4, whose translation MKLDVKTLEAKDAGSIELPGHIFGLEPRADILHRMVVWQLAKRRAGTHQAKNRAEVAYSTAKLYKQKGTGRARHGSRKAGLFRGGGKAFGPVSRDHAIDLPKKVRALALKHALSAKAKAEELVVLDQAVAAEPKTKALKEAFGKLGLENALIIGGPQIDVNFGLAARNVPGIDVLPVQGINVYDILRCKKLVLTRAAIEALEERFK comes from the coding sequence ATGAAACTTGACGTAAAGACCCTTGAGGCCAAGGACGCCGGCTCCATCGAGCTCCCCGGCCACATCTTCGGTCTCGAGCCGCGTGCCGACATTCTCCATCGCATGGTGGTGTGGCAGCTGGCAAAACGGCGTGCCGGCACGCATCAGGCGAAGAACCGTGCAGAGGTCGCCTATTCGACGGCCAAGCTGTACAAGCAGAAGGGCACCGGACGGGCCCGGCACGGCAGCCGAAAGGCGGGGCTGTTCCGCGGCGGCGGCAAGGCTTTCGGGCCTGTGTCCCGCGATCACGCCATTGATCTGCCGAAGAAGGTGCGGGCGCTGGCGCTGAAGCATGCGCTCTCGGCCAAGGCCAAGGCGGAAGAGCTGGTGGTGCTCGACCAGGCGGTCGCGGCCGAGCCCAAGACCAAGGCGCTGAAGGAGGCATTCGGCAAGCTGGGGCTGGAGAACGCGCTGATCATCGGTGGCCCGCAGATTGACGTGAATTTCGGGCTGGCGGCGCGCAACGTGCCGGGCATCGACGTTCTGCCGGTGCAGGGCATCAATGTCTATGACATCTTGCGCTGCAAGAAGCTCGTGCTGACCAGAGCCGCCATCGAGGCGCTCGAGGAGCGGTTCAAATGA
- the rplB gene encoding 50S ribosomal protein L2, giving the protein MALKNYKPTTPGQRALILVDRSELWQGKPVKALTEGLTKSGGRNNSGRITTWQRGGGHKRSYRLVDFRRRKFDVEAKVERLEYDPNRSAFIALIRYADGEQSYILAPQRLQVGDTVVSGTRVDVKPGNAMPLANMPIGTIVHNVELKEGKGGQIARSAGAYAQLVGRDQGYAQLRLRSGETRIVRGECLATVGAVSNPDHANRSIGKAGRSRWLGRRPVVRGVAMNPIDHPHGGGEGRTSGGRHPVTPWGKPTKGKRTRRNKGTQKYILRSRHLKK; this is encoded by the coding sequence ATGGCACTGAAAAACTATAAGCCGACGACACCGGGGCAACGCGCCCTCATTCTCGTCGACCGCAGCGAGCTCTGGCAGGGAAAGCCGGTGAAGGCGCTGACCGAGGGACTGACCAAGTCGGGCGGGCGCAACAATTCCGGACGGATCACCACGTGGCAGCGTGGCGGCGGTCACAAGCGCAGCTACCGTCTGGTGGATTTCCGCCGGCGTAAGTTCGACGTCGAAGCCAAGGTCGAGCGGCTGGAATATGACCCGAACCGGTCGGCCTTCATCGCGCTGATCCGTTACGCCGATGGCGAGCAGTCGTACATCTTGGCGCCGCAGCGCCTGCAGGTGGGCGATACGGTGGTGTCCGGCACGCGCGTCGACGTGAAGCCCGGCAATGCCATGCCGCTCGCCAACATGCCGATCGGGACGATCGTGCACAATGTGGAACTGAAGGAAGGCAAGGGCGGCCAGATCGCTCGTTCTGCCGGTGCTTATGCCCAGCTCGTGGGCCGCGATCAGGGCTATGCCCAGCTGCGGTTGCGCTCCGGCGAAACGCGCATCGTGCGCGGCGAGTGCCTGGCCACGGTGGGGGCGGTGTCCAACCCGGACCACGCCAACCGCTCGATCGGCAAGGCCGGCCGCAGCCGCTGGTTGGGCCGGCGTCCGGTGGTACGCGGCGTGGCCATGAACCCGATCGACCATCCGCATGGCGGCGGCGAGGGCCGCACCTCCGGCGGCCGGCATCCGGTCACCCCATGGGGCAAGCCCACCAAGGGCAAGCGCACCCGCCGCAACAAGGGCACGCAGAAGTACATACTGCGCAGCCGTCACTTGAAGAAATAG
- the rpsC gene encoding 30S ribosomal protein S3: MGQKINPTGFRLGVNRTWDSRWYAGRAEYAKLLHEDLRIKRYLRDALKQAGVSRIVIERPHKKCRVTIYTARPGVVIGKKGADIEKLRRKIGEYTSSDVHLNIVEVRKPEMDAQLVAENIAQQLERRVAFRRAMKRAVQSAMRLGAQGIRITCGGRLGGAEIARTEWYREGRVPLHTLRADIDFGTATAHTAYGTIGIKVWIFKGEILEHDPFASEKRLQDYQEGGPRGERGDRERQRREMA, encoded by the coding sequence ATGGGGCAGAAGATCAATCCGACCGGCTTCCGGCTGGGCGTCAACCGCACCTGGGATTCCCGCTGGTATGCGGGCCGCGCGGAATACGCCAAGCTGCTGCACGAGGATCTCAGGATCAAGAGATACCTACGTGACGCCCTGAAGCAGGCCGGCGTGTCGCGCATCGTCATCGAGCGCCCGCACAAGAAGTGCCGGGTCACGATCTACACCGCCCGTCCGGGCGTGGTGATCGGCAAGAAGGGCGCCGATATCGAGAAGCTGCGCCGCAAGATCGGCGAGTACACCTCATCCGACGTTCACCTGAACATCGTCGAGGTGCGCAAGCCCGAAATGGACGCCCAGCTGGTGGCAGAGAACATCGCCCAGCAGCTCGAGCGCCGCGTCGCCTTCCGCCGCGCCATGAAGCGGGCGGTGCAGTCGGCCATGCGGCTTGGCGCCCAAGGGATCAGGATCACCTGCGGCGGCCGGCTGGGCGGCGCGGAAATCGCCCGCACCGAGTGGTATCGCGAAGGGCGTGTGCCGTTGCACACCCTGCGCGCCGATATCGATTTCGGAACGGCGACCGCGCACACCGCCTATGGCACGATCGGCATCAAGGTGTGGATCTTCAAGGGCGAGATCCTCGAGCACGACCCGTTCGCTTCCGAGAAGCGCCTGCAGGACTATCAGGAAGGCGGCCCGCGGGGCGAGCGGGGTGACCGGGAGCGCCAGCGGCGCGAGATGGCCTGA
- the rplV gene encoding 50S ribosomal protein L22 yields MGKRSRERVLKDTEARAVLRSLRVSPQKLNLVAAMIRGKKVDKALAELTFSRKRVSHDVKKTLQSAIANAENNHALDVDSLVVAEAFVGKGLVMKRFRPRARGRASRIEKPFSQLTIVVRQVEEAA; encoded by the coding sequence ATGGGCAAGCGTTCGAGAGAGCGGGTGCTTAAGGACACCGAGGCGAGGGCCGTGCTGCGCTCGCTGCGCGTGTCGCCCCAGAAGCTCAACCTGGTCGCGGCGATGATCCGCGGCAAGAAGGTTGACAAGGCGCTGGCCGAGCTCACCTTTTCGCGCAAGCGCGTTTCGCACGACGTGAAGAAGACGCTGCAGTCGGCCATTGCGAATGCCGAGAACAATCACGCGCTGGACGTGGACAGCCTGGTGGTGGCGGAAGCCTTCGTGGGCAAGGGGCTGGTGATGAAGCGGTTCCGGCCGCGGGCCCGCGGCCGCGCCAGCCGCATCGAGAAGCCGTTCAGCCAGCTCACCATCGTGGTGCGCCAGGTCGAGGAGGCCGCATAA
- the rplO gene encoding 50S ribosomal protein L15 produces the protein MKLNELNDNPGARHRAKRRGRGVGSGLGKTSGRGVKGQKARSGVAVVGFEGGQMPIYRRLPKRGFNNIHAKSFNEINLGRLQQAIDAKLIDAGSTVTVDTLVAAGVLSRRLDGVRLLGNGELKSKISIEVNHASKSARAAVEKAGGSLVIVGGPSAEAGEAAS, from the coding sequence ATGAAACTGAACGAGCTGAATGACAACCCCGGCGCCCGCCATCGCGCCAAGCGACGCGGCCGTGGCGTCGGCTCCGGCCTCGGCAAGACGTCCGGTCGCGGCGTCAAGGGCCAGAAGGCGCGCTCGGGCGTGGCCGTGGTCGGCTTCGAAGGCGGCCAGATGCCGATCTACCGCCGGCTGCCGAAGCGCGGCTTCAACAATATCCACGCCAAGAGCTTCAACGAGATCAATCTCGGACGGCTGCAGCAGGCGATCGATGCCAAGCTGATCGACGCCGGCAGCACGGTGACGGTCGATACGCTGGTTGCGGCGGGCGTTCTGTCGCGCCGTCTGGACGGCGTGCGGCTGCTCGGCAATGGCGAGCTCAAGAGCAAGATCTCGATCGAGGTGAACCACGCCAGCAAGTCGGCGCGCGCGGCTGTCGAGAAGGCCGGTGGCAGCCTGGTGATCGTGGGTGGCCCGTCGGCCGAGGCGGGCGAAGCGGCCTCCTGA